From Deltaproteobacteria bacterium, a single genomic window includes:
- a CDS encoding RecQ family ATP-dependent DNA helicase, whose product MHKTLKKHFGYDRFREGQEAVISAIINGRSSAAIFPTGSGKSLCYQLPALHLEHLTLVISPLLALMQDQLDFLKSKNIPAASIDSTQSREEASTVMEDVRQGRTRILMISVERLKNEHFRNFIVKVPISLLVVDEAHCISEWGHNFRPDYLKLPDYQKAFNIPQALLLTATATPRVIEDMSKKFSIDKEQVVRTGFYRPNLNLSVEPAEEKEKDRLLSNWLDKRKEEPTIVYVTLQQTAEHVAKKLASYGIKARAYHAGMKSEVREEVQLAFMQGKTNCIVATIAFGMGIDKSNIRNIIHYDLPKSIESYSQEIGRAGRDGRESNCLVLAKGSNLNVLENFIYGDTPEKEGILKVLAEIKAAHQNWETRIVSLSASSNIRQLPLKTLLVYLEMKQVIKPLYSYFSEIRFKLLIAEEELIDTFKGERRDFVQSILKGSQKAKIWYTLDFETLYEQYGAERSRVVTALEYFHDKGYVFLESKQMTDVYEVLTPDLQVDSLAEALFRHFKEKERTEIKRIASMVRLFESDKCINGQLSVYFGDEKAPERCGHCSVCKGQVAAIATEESLAPLSEVSFNKLIKTFFSKLNNKPSTDMITRFLCGIPAPQFSSIKARSLPGFGTLSSYRYHDVLKWVNNHGE is encoded by the coding sequence AAGTCACTTTGCTACCAATTGCCTGCGCTGCATCTTGAACACTTGACACTGGTCATTTCCCCCCTTCTGGCCCTCATGCAGGACCAGCTTGATTTCTTAAAAAGCAAGAACATTCCAGCCGCATCTATTGACTCCACCCAAAGCCGGGAAGAGGCAAGTACCGTCATGGAGGATGTGCGGCAAGGCAGAACCAGGATTTTGATGATTTCTGTAGAGCGGCTGAAAAATGAGCATTTTCGTAATTTTATAGTCAAAGTTCCTATTTCGCTGCTCGTTGTTGATGAAGCGCATTGCATATCCGAGTGGGGCCATAATTTCAGGCCCGATTACCTTAAACTGCCCGACTATCAGAAGGCCTTTAATATTCCGCAAGCACTGCTGCTTACGGCAACGGCAACACCCCGGGTAATTGAGGATATGAGTAAAAAATTTTCCATCGACAAAGAGCAGGTTGTGCGGACAGGCTTTTATCGCCCCAACCTTAATCTTAGTGTAGAACCGGCAGAAGAAAAGGAAAAAGACCGGCTTTTGAGTAACTGGCTGGATAAAAGAAAAGAGGAACCTACCATTGTCTACGTTACCTTGCAGCAAACAGCCGAACATGTGGCCAAAAAACTGGCTAGTTACGGCATTAAGGCAAGGGCCTATCATGCAGGGATGAAAAGTGAAGTGCGCGAGGAAGTACAACTTGCCTTTATGCAGGGAAAAACAAACTGCATTGTAGCCACCATCGCCTTTGGTATGGGTATTGATAAAAGCAATATTCGCAACATCATTCATTATGACCTGCCAAAATCGATTGAAAGTTATTCACAGGAAATAGGTAGGGCCGGACGGGATGGACGCGAATCGAACTGCCTTGTACTGGCAAAGGGCAGCAACCTCAATGTCCTTGAAAACTTCATCTACGGTGACACACCGGAAAAGGAAGGTATTCTAAAGGTATTGGCAGAGATTAAGGCGGCGCATCAAAACTGGGAAACCCGAATAGTATCACTTTCTGCATCCTCTAATATTCGTCAACTGCCGCTAAAAACATTACTCGTTTACCTGGAGATGAAGCAGGTTATAAAACCGCTTTATTCCTACTTTTCAGAAATTCGTTTTAAGCTCCTCATAGCAGAAGAGGAATTAATTGATACATTCAAGGGAGAACGGCGGGATTTTGTTCAGTCAATACTCAAGGGCTCCCAAAAGGCCAAAATCTGGTATACCCTGGATTTCGAGACGCTCTATGAGCAGTACGGCGCTGAGCGAAGCCGTGTGGTAACGGCCCTGGAATACTTTCATGACAAGGGCTATGTCTTTCTGGAAAGCAAACAAATGACTGATGTTTATGAAGTGCTCACCCCTGACCTGCAAGTTGATTCACTGGCAGAGGCGCTTTTCAGACATTTTAAGGAAAAAGAAAGAACCGAGATCAAGCGTATTGCTTCTATGGTGAGACTCTTTGAAAGTGATAAATGCATTAATGGGCAGCTGTCTGTCTATTTCGGAGATGAGAAAGCACCCGAAAGGTGCGGTCATTGCTCTGTCTGTAAAGGCCAGGTAGCGGCGATTGCCACTGAAGAATCTCTTGCGCCGCTATCTGAAGTCTCTTTTAATAAACTCATCAAAACCTTCTTTTCCAAACTGAACAATAAACCTTCAACTGATATGATAACCCGCTTTTTATGCGGTATTCCAGCACCCCAATTTTCTTCTATCAAGGCACGTTCACTACCCGGCTTTGGAACTCTTTCTTCTTACCGCTATCATGACGTATTAAAGTGGGTCAATAATCATGGAGAGTAA
- a CDS encoding bacteriohemerythrin has translation MPISMQWNEAMEVNVGEIDEQHKKLISIIKSLYDTFQSDKAVEEEKEILVELIKYTDYHFSKERELMLKYSYPERDEHLELHKEFTGKLKDFCQKHQVEKSAVSRDVLNFLIKWIINHIMNRDMKFGAFLNQRGVK, from the coding sequence ATGCCAATCTCTATGCAGTGGAATGAAGCGATGGAAGTAAATGTGGGGGAAATTGACGAGCAGCATAAAAAACTTATTTCCATCATTAAATCATTATACGATACATTTCAGTCCGACAAGGCGGTGGAAGAGGAAAAAGAGATACTCGTTGAACTGATTAAATATACGGATTACCATTTTTCAAAAGAGCGGGAACTAATGCTAAAGTATAGTTATCCGGAGCGGGATGAACACCTTGAACTCCACAAGGAATTTACAGGCAAACTTAAAGATTTCTGCCAGAAGCATCAGGTTGAAAAATCTGCTGTTAGCCGTGATGTGCTCAACTTCCTCATAAAGTGGATCATTAATCATATTATGAACAGAGACATGAAGTTCGGGGCCTTCCTGAATCAAAGAGGAGTCAAATAA
- a CDS encoding MBL fold metallo-hydrolase, whose translation MNFETIEVGPLQVNCYILYDEEGNALVIDAGDNAEMILEKISALGLNLKMVISTHGHFDHVGANGLLKEKTGAKLLIHEADRELLKHAPRAAASFGLRAEEPPQADEYISHGQLIECGSIKIEVIHTPGHSPGGVSLLSDHTLFTGDTLFAGSIGRTDLPGGVHELLLKSVSEKLFSLADTVEIHPGHGPSSSIGHEKKYNPFFAAGSLYGS comes from the coding sequence ATGAATTTTGAAACGATTGAGGTTGGACCCCTCCAGGTAAACTGTTATATTCTCTACGATGAAGAAGGGAATGCCCTTGTCATCGACGCTGGTGACAATGCTGAAATGATCCTGGAAAAAATCAGCGCCCTCGGACTGAACCTGAAAATGGTTATCAGTACCCATGGCCACTTCGACCATGTGGGCGCCAACGGCCTGCTCAAGGAAAAAACGGGCGCAAAGCTGCTTATTCATGAAGCCGACAGAGAACTGCTCAAGCATGCCCCCCGGGCGGCGGCTTCTTTCGGCCTTAGAGCTGAAGAGCCGCCTCAAGCCGATGAATACATTTCGCATGGTCAGTTGATCGAGTGCGGATCAATCAAGATTGAAGTCATCCATACACCGGGGCACTCACCGGGCGGCGTATCACTCCTTTCTGACCATACCCTCTTTACAGGAGACACCCTTTTTGCCGGGTCCATAGGGAGAACCGATCTGCCCGGTGGCGTTCATGAACTGCTCCTCAAATCTGTATCTGAGAAACTCTTCTCACTGGCCGATACCGTTGAAATCCACCCCGGACATGGCCCTTCAAGCTCCATCGGGCATGAAAAGAAATATAATCCCTTCTTTGCTGCAGGTTCATTATACGGGTCGTAG